Part of the Triticum aestivum cultivar Chinese Spring chromosome 4D, IWGSC CS RefSeq v2.1, whole genome shotgun sequence genome is shown below.
GATTTCTGCTGCTTATAGCTTCATTGCAGAAAATTCCCGTGAtttattatttttgcatatgaacATTTTGGCATACTTATTGTGCTTATGAACCTGGCTGAAATTCTGAATCACTTGTGTTTTTGGTTCAGAGTTTTTGCTGAAACAACTAAACCAAATGTACATATACCTCCGAAAGATGGAGACCGTTACGTGGTCATCTCATGTCTATTGCAAATTGTTGAAGCAAATTAGCTCTGTGATGTGACaacatctcttcttcttcctctgaaaTCTACAACACCATATCCTAGCTAAGTCGGTCACCGTGCCATCCTAAGGATCACAGGCTGGTGCACCCTTTTGCTCTCAATCTGAAACCTCACCAACCTCGTGTCAAACTCCTTGAACCGAGCCAGATCGGATCCGCTCGATGTTGACGACACCGCCATCCCGGAGTATGAGTTTGAGGACTTGCCCACTTGCTTGCCCTTGTGGCTTCTGCTGCTCCCGGTTGCTACGGTGAGCTCAAGGTTGCATTCTTCTGCAGCAGAGGCAGGGATCCAGCTGTTTGAGAAGCTGTAGAGTTGCTGACGGTCGGTAGCCTTGTCGTCACGCCAGACCTCGAGTTTATGTTTTGTCTCAGCGTGAGCCTGGTTCAGCCCAGCTATCTGCATCTCCCTCATCACTTGTTTCTGAACATGGTAAACTCGGTGAATCTCATGAACCTGGTTCAGCAAAGATGTGGAGATTGGTGAGAAGCTTTTTCGCCTATCTTGAAATGCACAACTAATGCAGTACTGCTTCTTAGAAACTAGTCTTAATGTCTCAACTACTTGCTTCTACTCTATTTCCTGTCACCTATTATTATTCGTACATCCATCAACTGGATATATAATGGGATGCAAAGAGAGCATGGTGCAACCTAGCAGTACTTAGGAAGTCACCCTGAGCAAAGAGTTCCCCCTGTTTGCACGGTAGGAGACACCAAACTGCAGGCTACATAGGCTGGTTTGGACTATATTTTGGGAATGAGTGGCATCAGGATATAGCCTCTTTCAGGCCAGTGAGCTCAGTGGGCTACATATTTAGTCTCAACCCATGTCCAACCTGTAAGGACAGTATTTGATGGGAACACTCCTATTACTATTAAAACATGGGTATGCTCACATTTGTTGATGCATTGGAGAAATTAACTTATGTGTTAAGGTGTTGCATGTTCTGGTTAGTTCCCCGACTATGGAGAGCTACATACACACCCACGAAATTGTCCAGGGAAAAGTTTGCGATGATGCCTGATGACCGGCTGTATACTGGAAGCGTGTCCGATGTTCTACTGGAAGATGCACACATAGGTAGAATAGTGTTTACACGAGTGTGTTGCCTTACCTGTTGTCTGAATGTTTGTTCTTGCCCCAAGATAACCATCTTCATCTCCTCTCTGTCCATCTCTTGGAAAATGCTAGCCGCAAGTCTTTCTGTGTCTATCTCCAATCTGCTTCATGGGAATTTCAGAATGAATACGGCATGCAATTTCTGTCGTAAATGGTAATAATAGGATCTGTCTTCAGTGTTGAAATATTTGTTGTAGTGCCTTGTTCTGTTAATTGGTAGCTTTCAGTACGACCTATGTACTTATGTCCTtccggaagaaaagaaaaaaacgtcTGGATTATTTTCTGTGGAGAAACCAATTTTCATTATTTTTCTGTGGAGAAACCAACTTACTCCGCTTGGTTGAGTAAACGGCTACGAATATTCATGTGGTAATTCACGCAATTCAAAAATCTGTTgtgttatactccctccattccaaaatatagtgcgcccgcgctttccgaggtcgaactttgaccataaatttaacgaacgagaccgactgcggcgggtgaaaaaattacataattaaaaacttctttcgaatacgaattcactgatataatttttgctcccgccgcaatcggtcttggtagttaaatttacggtcaaagttgaagcacggagatagaggaagcactacattgtggaatggagggagtagcttcaCTGCAGAAAAGTCCAGTGAGTTGTTACTTTTGCATATTAACATTTTAGCATACTTGCCGTGCTTATGAACGTGGCTGAAATTCTGAATCAATCGTGTTCTTTGTTCAGAGGTTTTGCCGAAACAACTAAATTAGATGTTACATATGGCTCTGAAAGATGGAGACCGTTACGCGGTCATCTCTTGTCTATTGCAAATTGTTGAAGCAAATTAGCTCTATGACATGACAACatctcttcttctttctctgaaatcTACAACACCAAATCCTAGCTAAGTCGGTCACCGTGCCACCCTAAGGATCACAGGGTGTACGGCCAAGGAGACTGATTCGTCTCATCGGCAATGGTAACCTCTTGCTCTCGGTCACCTCACCACCCTTTTGTCAAACTCCTTGAACTGAGCCAGATCGGATTCGGTCGATGTTGACGACACCGTCATCCCGGAGTCTGAGTTTGAGGACTTGCCCACTTGCTTGCCCTTGTGGCTTCTGCTGCTCCCGGTTGCTAGAGTGAGCTCAAGGTTGCATTCTTCTGCAGCAGAGGCAGGGATGCAGTTGTTTGAGAAGCTGTAGAGTTGCTGACGGTTGGTGGCCCTGTCATCGCACCAGACCTCGAGTTTAGGTTTCGTCTTAGCGTGAGCCTGGTTCAGCCCAGCTATCTGCATCTCCCTCATCAGTTGTTTCTGAACACGGTAAACTCGATGCATCTCATGAACCTGGTTCAGCAAAGATGTGCAGATTTGGTGAGAAGCTTTTTCACCTATCTTGAAATGCACAACTAATGCAGTACTGCTTCTTAGAAACTAGTCTTAATGTCTCAACTACTTGCTTCTACTCTACCTGTCACCTATTATTATTCGTACATCCATCAACTGGATATATAATGGGATGCAAAGAGAGCATGGTGCAACCTAGCAGTACTTAGGAAGTCACACTCACACCCTGAGCAAAGAGTTTCCCCTCTTTGCATGGTAGGAGACACCAAACTGCAGGCTACGGAGGCTGGTTTGGACTAAAATTTGGGAATGAGTGGCATCAGGATATAGCCTCTTTCAGGCCAGTGAACTCAGTGGGCTACACCTTCAGTCTTAACCCATGTCCAACCTATAAGGACGGTATTAGATGGGAACACTCCTATTACTGTTAAAACATGGATATGCTCACATTTGTTGATGCACTGAAGAAATTAACCTTTCAGAATGAGTACGGCATGCAATTTCTGTGGTAAATTGTAATAATAGGATCTGTCTTCAGTGTTGAAATATTTGTTGTAGTGCCTTGTTCCATTAATTGGCGGCTTTCAGTACGACCTATGTACTTATGTCCttcaggaagaaaagaaaaacgtcTGGATTATTTTCTGTGGAGAAACCAACTTACTCGGCTTGGTTGAGTAAACAACTACGAATTCATGTCATAGTTCATGCAATTCAAAAATCTATTGTGTTATAGCTTCACTGCAGAAAAGTCCAGTGAGTTGTTACTTTTGCATATTAACATTTTAGCATACTTGTCGTGCTTATGAACGTGGCTGGAATTCTGAATCAATTGTGTTCTTTGTTCAGAGGTTTTGCCGAAACAACTAAATTAGATGTTACATATGTTTGTTCTTTGTTCAGAGGTTTTGCCGAAACAACTAAATTAGATGTTGCATATGCCTCCGGAAGATGGAGACCTCTTGTCTATTGCAAATTGTTGGAGCAAATTTGCTCTGTGAAGTGACAACatctcttcttctttctctgaaatcTACAACGCCAAACCCTAGCTAAGTCGGTCACCGTGCCACCCTAAGGATCACAGGCTGGTACGGCCAAGGAGACCGATTCGTCTCATCGGCAATGGTAAACCTCTTGCTCTCGGTCTGAAACCTCACCACCCTTGTGTCAAACTCCTTGAACTGAGCCAGATCGGATTCGGTCGATGTTGACGACACCGCCATCCCTGAGTCTGAGTTTGAGGACTTGCCGACTTGCTTGCCCTTGTGGCTTCTGCTGCTCCCGGTTGCCAGAGTGAGCTCGAGGTCGCATTCTTCTGCAGCAGAGGCAGGGGTGCAGCTGTTTGAGAAGCTGTAGAGTTGCTGACGGTCGGTAGCCTTGTCGTCGCGCCAGACCTCAAGTTTATGTTTCGTCTCAGCGTGAGCCTGGTTCAGCCCAGCTAACTGCATCTCCCTCATCAGTTGTTTCTGAACATGGTAAACTCGGTGCATCTCATGAACCTGGTTCAGCAAAGATGTGCAAATCGGTGAGAAGCTTTTTCGCCTATCTTGAAGTGCACACAGCAAATGCAGTACTGCTTCTTAGAGACTAGCATTAATGTCTCAACTACTTGCTTGTACTCTATTTCTTCTTACATATGACTATTCGTACCTCCATCAATTGGATATATAATAGGATGCAGAGAGAGCATGATGCAACCTATTATTACTTAGGAAGTCACACTCACACCCTGCGCAAAGAGTTTCCCTTGTTTGCACGGTAGGAGACACCAAACTACATGCTACCGAGGCTGGTTTGGACTATATTTTGGGAATGAGTGGCATCAGGATATAGCCTCTTTCAGGCTAGTGAGCTCGGTGGGCTACTACTTCAGCCAGAACCCATGTCCAACCTGTCAGGACGGTATTGGATGGGAAGACGGCTATTACTATTAAAACATGGGTATGCTCACATCTGTTGATGCATTGGAGAAATTAACTTATGTGTTAAGGTGTTGCATGTTCTGGTTAGTTGCCCGGCTATGGAGAGCTACATACACACCCACGAAATTGTCCAGGGAAAAGTTTGCGATGATGCCTACTCCCTGGCCGTATACTGGAAGCGTGTCCAATGTTCTACTGGAAGATGCACACATAGGTAGAATGGTGTTTACCGAGTGTGCTGCCTTACCTGTTGTCTGAATGTTTGTTCTTGCCCCAGGATAACCATCTTCATCTCCTCTCTGTCCATCTCTTGGAAAATGCTAGCTGCAAGTCTTTCTGTGTCTATCTCCAATCTGTTTCATGGGAATATCACAGTGAGTACCGCATGCAATTTCTGACTTAAATGATAATAATAGGATCTATGTTCAGTGTTGAAATATTTGTTGTAGTGCCTTGTTCCATGAATTGGTAGCTTTCATTACAACCTATGTGCTTATGTCCtccaggaagaaaagaaaaacgccCTGATTTTTTTGGTTTTTGTGGAGAAACCAATTTTATTCATTTGTTTTTCAGATTGAACTTATAGCTTACACACTAATACAACCGATcaaatctagtactccctccgatccatattaattgtcccTGATTTAGTAcaatactaaatcagcgacaattaatatgaatCGGATGGAGTACTGTATTTCTCTAACTAAGTGAACGGCATTCTGTTACGCTTCTGTCAACAACAGTAAAACTGTTCTTTCTATGACAGGGTAGCAAAATGGATAGAGCTATGAGGGAGACGGAGAAAGAAGTAGCTGGCAAATTTCCTTTCAGACTAGCGCATGCCACTCGGCCTTCCGGAAAAATTCATCGCAAAGAGCACTTGAGAAGAACACAAGGATCTGCCTACTCTGAGCTCTGAAGCACGCCACAACATGttccatggaagaagaagaaacaaGACAAGAGATCAGAAGAAGGCTGTGCCCACCTCTGTTTTGGTTTCCAGCCGCCTCCCAGAGAAGGTACTCCCTCTGCCTCTCCCAACGAAGCTCTCCTCTCTTACAGTTTGTTTACCAGGCCAGAGCTTTGCTTCTGCTGAgatgcaagcaagcaagcaagcaggtAGATATAGATATGATTTGAGGCACCAGGGCGAGAGGGAGGCGATGGAGGGGATATGAGATTCTCTCCGGGCTGCCATGAGCTTCACAGCGCAGCAGCTGGTGGGGCCTTTTTTGTAGGCATGCCGAACGAATCCAAGTCACTTTGGCCAATGAGGTTCGATTCCATGTATCTTGATGTGTCAAAGATGCTTCCGTCTGGTGCCAGGAAAAGGATAGGCATGATGATGAGATAAGAAGCTCCAGCTACAGCTGAGTATTATATTTTAAACAAACCTCAAAACTACTCAAAGCCTATGTGTCCCCTGGTGTCTCTACACACTTGAAATGCCTTGGTTTTAATAATGTTATATACACACATGCACTTGGATTGCCTGTCAGGGGTTAGAGAAACAGGTTTTCCTTAATATCATTGTGGGTTTCCATGTAATGGTATTATTAAAGTTTCATCTATGAGAATATTTCTAGCAATCACCCCGGTACACTATCAAATATGTTGAGGGTATgtgctttgtttttctttttaaaaaGGAAGATAATCCATGACCTTTGCATTTCTTTTTGAATTGTTTGAATTGCttatcacatactccctccgtccggaaatacttgtcagagaaatggataaaaatgatatatctagaattaaaatatgtctagatacatctatttctctaacaagtattttcggacggagggagtatatattcatttctctgacaagtatttccggacgaaggaaATATGTCACATGATATGTATCACACAGCCATAGGTTACTAGTGGTACGTGCTTTGTTAGTCTTTGATCATATTGTCATGTGTACCTTTCATGTACTTACCGGGGTTCCGTAGCACACTAGAGTCCTCATTGTTTTCTTATGGATCAATCCTTCCCAAGAATCATTGAGCAGACAAGTCGAGATGCGGCGTGTTTAGATCTCTCGTATTCACATGCGCACCGGATTACTACTGTCAACTCCAGTTGTCCGGATCCTAAACACGTGTTATAGTAATTGCTTATGTTAGTGCCATCCTAAGTCAAACTATCAGCCTCGCATGGGAAATAAAGCTACCGAACGATGGCGACAGCTCATGCAATTAATTTGTATTTGGTGTACTAGAATATGTCATGCCTTTTCCGGGATAATTAAGTTTATGGCTTGTACGTCAGTACTCAGTACATTATTTGGCTTGAATAATATTGTTAACACATCTACAACAGGACGCCCTATACAAGCCCCAGACGCTCCGGACGGCCTGCCCGGACGTCAAATTGACACCCGACCGAGCTCCGGACGGCCTGCCCGGACGTAAAATTGACACCCGACCGAACGCTCCAAACTTAGCCCAAACGTTCGGGCTGACCGGCAACCCCATCCAGCCCATATGTGGGTGGATATGGGGACGCCCGGACGagcccgggcgcgtccgccacgtTCGATATCGAGTGGAGAGCGGGCAGCAGCGTGGTCTCTTGTGACAAGTCCGCTGTCAGCAGGTAGCCAGCTGCGGTCAACCGGTCCAGTTGGGCCTAGTCCACAGTGGAGGGCTTCCACTTTCCCTTTGGGCTTCGCCGTCGGTTTCTTCTCGGCAACTGTTGCTTTCCCTCCCTTGTGCTCCTTCCCGTCTACAGCCATGGTGTCGGAGGTGGCACATGCTAAAAGCGTTTGTCTTTACCCTAGGTGTTTAGGAGGAGACAAGAGCTCTAGACATTAGGAGAAAGAAGGCCAGGGGAATGGAAGCGTAAAACTTTTCCCTGGCTCCCTCTCTTTTTTTAAGCGGGGTAGAAACGAAACGGCGCGAGAGCACATCGCCTGTCTCAACGCGACGCAAGACCTTAAGACCGCTTTGAAACTGAATGTTGGCTGCACGGAAAGCTCAAGGCGGCCTATCTTCTCTTGACCGCCTTTTGTCTttaccccattgtataaggggttttctgcatatttcctgcacctgtacatgtatatatactggcATATGGCCTCAtggaaatacaagttgcatattttctAACATGgcatcagagccaagaggtcttgggttcaagacccggctggcgcaattaaattgcaacCTACTTTCGGTCTACGTTTAGacctgagggagccacacgtgagagggagtgttgacgtataatgtgctgcctagtcacttccatcagatcggtcttttgattgcattggctagagcatgcacttctacatggtatcagagcttcaggcctattcggatgctacgtgggctagtgatctctcggatcgccgttcactttctgcgtACTGTGTTTtccttggtggttctctcattgcctggaagacgaagaaacagaccgcagtttcccgttcgagtgcagaggctgagttgcgagctatggctcttttgacggcagaggtgacttggttacggtggttatttcaggattttggtgtttctgtcactacacctacTCTGCTATtgtctgacagtacaggtgctactAGCATTGTGCGCGACCCTGTGAAGCATGatctcaccaagcatattggtgttgatgctttttaTGTGCGTGCTGGTGTGTAGGATcatgttattgctcttcagtatgtgccttccgagttacagttggcggatttctttacgaaggcccagactagaccACAACATGGcttctatctctccaaactcagtgttgttcatccaccttgagtttgagggggggtgttagagtagTATATATAGTCATGTAGCCTTTTGTCTTTACCCCATcgtataaggggttttctgcatattTTCTACacttgtacatgtatatatactggTCTATGGCCTTATGAAAATACAAATTGCACATTTCCTAACAAATGCGTCCGCTTCTCATGGATCAAGAATGGTGAGGCCAGTAGCACATTCTTGCACATCCACGCATCTCATCGGTAGTAGAAGAGGCACATTTTTCCCTCAAGGTGGGTGATTTCGTTAGCTCTGAGCCACCGGACTTGGCGAGGGCTGCCTATGACTACTTCACTGCCGTACTCGGCTCGGCTAAGGAGCGGTGCTACTCCATCAACCTTGCGGCCATCCACTAACGCCCGTTTGATCCGGGAGAGCTTCAGCTGCCATTTTTTAAGGATGAAATTTGGGCTGCCGTTGAATCATTTCCCACCGGCAAGGCGACGGGCTCTGACGGCTTCTCGGTGGAATTCCTGCGAAGTTGCTGGTCGGTGATCAAGCACGACATTTGTGAGGCCTTTGACAAGCTTTACATGCTCAACGGTCACGGCTTCCAGAAGCTTGATGAAGCTTTCATCACCTTGCTTCCAAAGAAGCCTGATGCCGAGACTTTGCCCTATCAGTCTCATACATCTCTTCGCCAAGCTTTTCGTCAAGGTGCTCCCTCTACTTGGCTCCCCGGCTCAGCTCGATGGTCTCCATGAACCAGAGCACGTTCATCGTCGGCAGATGCATTCATGACAACTTCCTCCTCGTCCAGCAAACTGCGTGCCTCCTCCACAATCTAATCTGAAACTTCCAATGGTGCTACTGAAGCTAGACATTGCTTGTGCCTTTGATTCGGTCTCCTCAGCATTCCTGCTTGGCACCATGATTCACCTCGGCTTCGGGGCTAGGTGCGAGAGTGGATCTCCATCCTTCTGCCCATGGCCTCGACTCATGTCCTCATCAACGGTGTGTCTGGACCTTCCATCGAGCATGCCCGCGGCCTGCGCCAAGGCGATACCCTATCGACCATGTTGTTCACGCTCGCCATTGATGTCCTCAACTCCATGGTCACCAAAGCTACCGAGCAGGGGTTTTTTCAATGCCTTACTTCGCGACATGTCGCCTCCAGTATATCGCGTTACGCCGATGATGTGGTTATTTTCTGCCACGCGGACCGCGGGAACCTCCTTCATGCGTGAGATTCTTCGGTTCTTCGGAAAAAATCTCCAATATGTACGCGAACTTCGGCAAGTGCTCTGGTTCCCCAATTCGCTGCTCTAAGGAGTAGTCCTTTGAGGTCACCCAAATCCTGAGCTGCTCGATCTCTTAGTTCCCCGTCACCTACCTTGGGCTCTCGCTCTCCGTGTGGAAGGTGCCCATGTCCGCCCTGCTTCCCTTCATTGAGAAGCTCAAAAAAATTGTCTCCCTGGCGCGGCTCCATGCTCTCCCTGGACGAGAGATTGGCTTTTGTTCTCCATGTCCTCTGTGTTATGCCCACCCTCCTTCTCATGGCAATTGCTCTACACAAGTCAATTTTACGTTGGGCCAACAAAATCATTCAGACATTTCTTTACATTGGCCGCAAAGATGCTCGCGGCGGCCAGTGTCTTGTTGTTTGGCCACGCGTGTGCCATCCTCTTTCCTTGGGCGGCCTTGCTGTGCGAGACCTTCACCGCGCTGGTATTTCCCTAAGGGTGTGTTGGCTTTGGCTTCAATGCACCGATGACAGCAAGCCTTGGCGTCACCTGCACCTACCTAGCGATCCCGAGGCGCGCAACATATCCCGAGCTTCCACCTCTTGGTCCATTGGCAATGGCCTATCTTGTCGTTTCTCGATGGGTCACTAGATCCACGGAAGCTCTGTTGTTGACATTTCCCCACTTGTCTTCAAGCTCGTCCCCAGGCAACGGCATAAGGCTCGCTCTGTCCAAGAAGAACTGCACTGTCCCTGGGTCCAGGACATCTGTAGCGCCCTTGGTCCCATGGCGCTTGTTCAGTATGTCGATATGTGGTGGCAGGTTCGACACATCTCGGCATCTCGCTCTCCGACCGGGTGGATGAGCTGTGCTGGCACTATACTAGCTCAGGCGTGTACAACGCCAAGTCCTACTACGATCATGTAacacccagataattaagctacagtaatcctttgCTAATGAGGCCACAtcatcattgttactgttgctaatctcgttaGATTCAAACGGTTCAAATCCAAATTTAAAACTTaagtcaaaaataaaagttttcaaatgtcaaaactaaaatgttcaaagtgtgtcgaataatccctggatatttttcATGTTGAAATAATATTTTTATAAGGTGGTTAAATACCCTAAAGCAATTAAAACAATGGCTTAAACAGTTATTTAAATGCATTTCAAATAAGAAATAAATGCAAACTATTTTATTAAAGTGCCAAGTTATTTGTGGCAGTGTCCTAATTACTAATTCTAATTTAGGGGCTTAGACCATATTTTGTAAaacctaaaataaaataaaactaattagaaaacagaaaggttttaaaaggaaaagagaaaacaaAAGATAAGAGAACGCATAAAGAAAAAGAGATAAGGCCCCTGCCTTTTCCCCGGGCCAAGCCCACCTGGCTGTCCTAGCTCCCTCGCACCAGGTGCTCCCCTCCCCTGTTCCTCAGGCGCACCCGACCGCGCCCGCGGTCGCCGCCGCACCCTCTCGTCGGCAGCGCCGGGAGAAGATGAGGCCTCTAGCGCCCCCGCCTCCTTGatcccctctcccactcgcccacttgccccctctctccctcgtcgcCCTTTCTCCCCCCAGATCCACTCCTCTCTTTCCTCTCGGCCTTCTCCACCCGAGCGCCTCGTGTCACCGCTGCTGCGTCGTCGTCACCACGACCAACGAGCTCTCCGCCGTGGGAGAACCTACTAGGAGCCTCGCCTCGCTCGTCCACACCATCCTCGCCCGCAAGCTCGAGCCGCGGAGGTCGTCACCGTCAGATCGGGCATCTTCCCCGTTTCGGCCGCCGTTGTTCCGCCTCCTTCGGtcctccccgagcctctccggcTCGTCCCCGGCCTCCCCGAGAACGCCATCCGCCCCGTGGTGAGCTCCTCTCCCCATCCCCCTCTTTTCCTTGCTCGATCCGTCGCCGTATCGTCGTCCTCGCGAGCCTGGCCACCATGGCCGACGCTTCGCGTCCGAGCGCAAGCTCGCCTGCCCATCCCCGCGCCTCTGCTCCTCGCAGCGCACCCGCAGCCGCTCCTGGTCGCGCCCTGCCTTGCGCCCGGTTGCGCCCAGGCGCACGCGTCCGCCCTCTCGTTGCCGCGCTCCCGGCCGCCGCTGCTGCTCTCTACTGCTGCTGCACCGCACACCCTCTGCTGCTACCGCGCCTCCGCCTCGCCCCCGTGCTTTGTCGATGCTCACCGCAGCCCGCGCCCTGCTCCGCGTCGCACCGCTGCGCTGTTGCAGCTCGCCGCCTCGgctgctcgccgccccgccgcctagcGCTGCTCCCGCCCGTAGTTGCCGCCCGGCCTGCTGCGCTCTCGCGCGTCGACGAAGGCCGCCGCATGCCGCCCCCACTGCTGCTGCACGCCGCTCCGCCCCGCCCCTCACCGCCACGGGCGCTGCCCACCACCGCCGagggccgccgctcgccgttgctggCGGTTGCCGGCGCCTCGCCTCCACGCCCGGGCGGGCTACGCTGCCCCGGGGTTCGGCCCATCGGG
Proteins encoded:
- the LOC123096652 gene encoding uncharacterized protein translates to MDREEMKMVILGQEQTFRQQVHEIHRVYHVQKQVMREMQIAGLNQAHAETKHKLEVWRDDKATDRQQLYSFSNSWIPASAAEECNLELTVATGSSRSHKGKQVGKSSNSYSGMAVSSTSSGSDLARFKEFDTRLVRFQIESKRVHQPVILRMAR
- the LOC123096105 gene encoding uncharacterized protein, encoding MDREEMKMVILGQEQTFRQQVHEMHRVYHVQKQLMREMQLAGLNQAHAETKHKLEVWRDDKATDRQQLYSFSNSCTPASAAEECDLELTLATGSSRSHKGKQVGKSSNSDSGMAVSSTSTESDLAQFKEFDTRVVRFQTESKRFTIADETNRSPWPYQPVILRVAR